From a single Arachis hypogaea cultivar Tifrunner chromosome 3, arahy.Tifrunner.gnm2.J5K5, whole genome shotgun sequence genomic region:
- the LOC112790193 gene encoding vacuolar protein-sorting-associated protein 33 homolog, with the protein MRHICSNIHHDESKGLQREYHVYFVLRRTVVCEKVLEEEKLHNMVTIREYPLYIVPMDEDVLSFELDLTYKECQVDGDTSSLWHIAKAIHKLEFSFGVIPNLRTKGKASVRVADILNRMQAEEPVNSSDVIMLYSVFFPFFL; encoded by the exons ATGCGACATATATGTTCTAATATTCACCATGACGAATCGAAAGGACTACAAAGAGAATATCATGTTTATTTTGTTCTCCGCCGCACTGTTGTTTGTGAGAAA GTTCTTGAGGAAGAGAAATTACATAACATGGTTACAATCAGGGAGTatcccttgtatattgtaccaaTGGATGAGGATGTACTATCATTTGAGCTTGACCTTACTTACAAA GAGTGCCAAGTTGATGGTGATACAAGCTCACTTTGGCATATCGCAAAAGCAATTCACAAACTTGAG TTCTCTTTTGGAGTGATACCAAATCTGAGGACAAAAGGAAAAGCATCTGTGCGTGTTGCAGACATCCTTAACCGAATGCAGGCTGAGGAACCAGTCAACTCATCTGACGTAATCATGCTCTACTCtgtttttttccctttctttctttaa